The genomic region AACACCAACATTTTTTTCATTAGCACGTTGCAAGAGTGAGAGCATTAAATAACGAGCTCTAACTGGGCCAGCATTTTTTAAGACTGCATCAAATGATTGTTGCCATTCCGTGCTCTCATTTGGGTCGGTATCTACTAATTGATCCACTAAGTGGTCTGGGGCCTTAAAGTTTTCACTCACGGGCATATTCTCTCTCCTTTAGGGGCATTTGGTCATATTTATAACGAAAGTATGCGCAATATGGCCTAAATCCACATTCTTAAGTTGCACCAAGTGCAAAAGTTGGGTGGACTACTCCCAATGAACTCAGCCCAGTCACCTGCGGCCACTGTTGAACGCCTTGGCATTGGATCCGAACAATTCATACTTGAAGTTGGCTTTGACGATAGCGATTGCGATAAGTCACTGCGTGATGCAATTACAGCTAAATCTGGCACACAATTTCTAGATGCAACAGCGCAAGAGGTAGTAGATGTAGTAATTCTTTGGTGGCGAGATGGTGATGGTGATTTAGTAGATGAGTTAGTAGACGCCCTCACTTATTTAACTGAAGATGGTCCAATTTGGCTCTTCACACCAAAGGTTGGAAGAACTGGCTATGTTGAGGCAAGTGAGGTTCAAGATGCGGCTCCAACTGCAGGTATGTCACAAACTACCTCTTTTCCAGCAGCACCTGATTGGACAGCAACAAGATTAATTGCACGGCATGCTGGTAGTAATAAAAAGAAACCTAAAACTAAGTAATAACTAGAGGAGATAAGTAAATGGCGCTCGCAATTGGATCTGTTGCACCTGATTTTGAATTATTAAATCAACATGGTGAGAAGATTTCACTATCTTCATATAAGGGAAAAAAGAATGTCGTAGTTATTTTTTATCCATTTGCCTTCTCTGGCATCTGCACAGGCGAGCTTTGTGCCCTACGTGATGACTTATCTGCTTTTCATAATGATAGAGTTGAACTGATCGCAATTTCATGTGATCCTATGTATGCAAATAAGGTTTTTGCTGAGCAAGAAGGATATAAGTTTCAAGTTCTTTCAGACTTTTGGCCACATGGTGAGATTGCAAAAGCTTATGGAACTTTTGAAGAGAGCAGAGGATGTGCTAAGCGGGGCACATTTATTATTGGTCAAGATGGAAACATTAAGTGGATGGTAGTTAACGGACTAGGGGATGCCAGAAATATCTCTGAGTACAAAGCGGCATTATCTGCGCTTTAAACAGAGATAATTGGGAGTAATACTGATCTACTAGTAATATTCTCAATCTCACCGGGTGGTTAGCTCAGTGGTAGAGCGCCTCGTTTACACCGAGGATGTCGGGGGTTCGAAACCCTCACCGCCCACGCAATATGTTAAATATAATTAAAACGGATTTAACGAGCCATTTGAATTACATCGTGATCAGCCATTTTATGTTGTAGGCCGCCATCTTCAACGGTAGCAAGCCAATTTTGAAATTCCTTATTTAGTTCACAATCATCATTCCATTTTTCATAATCGGCCCTGCTAAACCACATGAAGAAGAAAGCTACATTATCAAGGTGTTTACCTCCTTGAACAAATCCAAAATTAAAAATAGCGTCAAGATTCTTGGATGCAAATTTTGCAAACTTGCGAACAAGTTCTTCGGTGTGCTCTTTGCTACCTGGAATCACGTTCCAGTAGTCAATTTCTACGATTCTACTCATGACTCTCCTTAATGAATGTCATATTTGTAAAATCACTATAGACCCCCCTGTCAATAGCGCTTACTAGAAACTTGACGCGAGAAACGTTGATAGCGGGTCATACTCACGCTCATTTTAATCTTTAGGTTAACTGCCAAATTTAATAGCCGTACTCTAAAGAAAAAGGGCTGAGGTTATAAGCCCCAGCCCAATTACTAATTAGGTTACTTCGAATAACTTGCAATTAATTGTGTAACTGCAACATTACTCTAGTTAAAGATTATTGAAAAAAATGAGGTGAGCCTTTTTAGGCCCACCTCATTTACTCCCTATTTATTCTTACATACCAACTGGATCACTCATCGCAGGAGGCTTCTGACGTAATCCTTTTGTAATTACTACAAGAATTAGGACTCCTATTCCTAGCCAGATTAGCCCAAGTCGTTTTGCATTATCGTCTAATTGCATAAGAAGATATGCATCAGCGATTGCTCCGAGAATAGGTATAAGTACCCACCCTAAGAAGCTCTTATCTGAGCTTTTATTCTTCAGGTAATAAGCTATGACTGAAATATTTACCAAAGTGAATGCAGTAAATGCGCCAAAGCTAATAAATGAAGTTGAAGTTGCAATATCAGTCTGAAGTGCTAAGAGGCCAACTACTCCTACTGCAATAATTGCAGGAACTGGCGTCTTATATGCATCATTTAATTTTGCAAAGAGGCGCTTAGGAAGAACTCCATCGCGACCCATTGCAAAGATCAATCGACTGGCACTTGCTTGGGCTGCAAGTCCGCTGGCGAATTGACCTACAACTAAACCAGCAAGAAATACTGAGCTAAAGAAGGCACCGCCAATCATTTTTGCAATTTCAAATGCAGCAGAACCAACTTCTTCAAATTGATTTCCTGGTTTTGCTAAAGTAGTGAAGTAGGCAGTCACTATGAATATTGCACCACCAATTAATGCAACCAGCATGATTGCTCTTGGAATAGTGTTCTTTGGATCCTTTGTCTCCTCGGTCAATGTAGTGATCGCATCAAATCCAAGGAATGAATAAGCAGAAACTGCAGCTCCCGCTGTTAGAGCGGTCCAGGTAGTTGTGCTGGCATAAAATGGCTCAACTGAGAACAAAGTTCCCAAACCGTCACCACCAGTTACATATGCGATACAAAGTCCGATGAAACTAATCATCACTAAGGCTTGGAACGCCATCAGTGCAAAATTTGCTTTATCTGCGACTTTAAAACCAATA from Candidatus Nanopelagicus abundans harbors:
- a CDS encoding DUF3052 domain-containing protein, translating into MNSAQSPAATVERLGIGSEQFILEVGFDDSDCDKSLRDAITAKSGTQFLDATAQEVVDVVILWWRDGDGDLVDELVDALTYLTEDGPIWLFTPKVGRTGYVEASEVQDAAPTAGMSQTTSFPAAPDWTATRLIARHAGSNKKKPKTK
- a CDS encoding APC family permease; translation: MTTLERTLGLRSVVLFGLAYMTPIIVLGIFGLTADLTFGASAGAYSVALIAMLLTAFSYGQLARVFPVAGSAYTYVRKSVNDHLGFLVGWAILLDYLFLPMVIWLFGGLYLQAQFPSVPFALWILLFIALTTALNIIGFKVADKANFALMAFQALVMISFIGLCIAYVTGGDGLGTLFSVEPFYASTTTWTALTAGAAVSAYSFLGFDAITTLTEETKDPKNTIPRAIMLVALIGGAIFIVTAYFTTLAKPGNQFEEVGSAAFEIAKMIGGAFFSSVFLAGLVVGQFASGLAAQASASRLIFAMGRDGVLPKRLFAKLNDAYKTPVPAIIAVGVVGLLALQTDIATSTSFISFGAFTAFTLVNISVIAYYLKNKSSDKSFLGWVLIPILGAIADAYLLMQLDDNAKRLGLIWLGIGVLILVVITKGLRQKPPAMSDPVGM
- a CDS encoding peroxiredoxin, encoding MALAIGSVAPDFELLNQHGEKISLSSYKGKKNVVVIFYPFAFSGICTGELCALRDDLSAFHNDRVELIAISCDPMYANKVFAEQEGYKFQVLSDFWPHGEIAKAYGTFEESRGCAKRGTFIIGQDGNIKWMVVNGLGDARNISEYKAALSAL